The DNA segment GCTTCATAATTTCTCCTGTTTTCCATCAATGTCGTCCGTTTTGGCCGTCGCTCACGGAAAGCGGCGGCGCATTGGAAATGGCCTGGGTGAAGGTGGCGTATTGCATTTCCAATTGTGATAGCGTCGGGACGCCGCGATGAATCCAAACGCGATAACGGCAACGCACCGTTTTGCCCGGCGCCAGCGTTTGCTCTTTCACTCCCGGCCAACCAACGCACAACACCCCGTAGTGCCGGGTCAACCATTCGGGCGGAAAACCGGGATGCGTCGGCGCGATAAAAATTGTCGCGCCACTGGGATTTTTTGCTCCGGCAATCTGCGTGGATAAATCCGCCCACGGCAACCGGGCCATCGTCAGGTCCTCCTTGGTTCGTCCGGACGGCACGGTGATCACCGGATCGCCCTCATGCGGAGCAAAGCGCAAAGTTAATCCACCGTAGCTCTTCTCTTCCGCGCCTCGCAAAGTCACCGGCGCCGTGGTCGGCGTCAGCGTCAGTTCCACGTCAATGGCGCGGCCTTCCGCCGTGGCGGGCAGTACGCGAAGCCAGACCTGCTCCGTCAGCACGTTGCGGTCGCCGACCAACCAATGATTTTCCACGGCGCAAATGGCGGCGGCAGCGGAGGTTTCGCGTTTCAACCAATGATCAAATTGGTGGCGGATTCCCTGGAGCAGCCACAGATCGTATTCCTGACCGTCAATTTTCACATACGGCCAGGCCCAGAACAGACCGCGGTGATGGTAATGATCCTTGGGGAAATCATCCGTCAACACCTCGCCATCCAGTCCGTAAAGTGGATGCACGTAACTGCTGCGCGCCCGATCATCCGGCACGTTGGTGCGGCTGATGAGGCCGTAATTGTAAACCAACACCGGTTGATCACCTTCCCACACGCCGAGAGATTTATCGGTGACGTCGGCCAACCGGAAGCCAGCCGCCGAGATTGAACCTACGCCAACCAGCCCCCACACGAGCGCCACGCCCAGCCATCGGCCCCTGGCCGTTGATTCGGCTTTGGCCCCGCGACTGAACTGGCACTGCACAAGTTTCATGGAAACCGGATTGGCCTCGTTGTAACTCCAACGCGCGGTCAACGTAAACGATAAATTGCGTCGGACCGGATAAACTTTTCGTGGCGCGAGGGTCAGGTTTCGCTAAACTGAGCGCGTGAGCAGTCCGAAAAAAAGAGCGTTGAGCGCCGGCTTGCTGGCCATCATCGGGATTTGGGCCTTGGGGCTGACCGGATATTACGTCGCCAAAAATGCCAAGGTGACGCCGGAGAAACTGCAGGCGTTCGTTACCGGCACGGATTTGAGCCGGCTCACCGGCGCCGAGCGCGCGGCGGCCTTGCGGAAAGCGGCGGCCATGCTGAACCGATTGTCGCTCGAAGACCGGCGCGAAATGCGCATGGGACGCGCGGTTGGGGACTGGTTTCAGGAAATGACCGAGGCGGAGAAAGGCGAATTCATCGAGGCCACGTTGCCGACCGGCTTCAAGCAGATGATCGCCGCGTTTGAAGAATTACCGGAGGAGCGCCGGCGGCGCACCGTGGATCAGGCGTTGAAACGGTTGCGCGAGCAGATGCCCCCGCCGCCCGGCCCCGGCGGCACGGACTCAACCAACGCCACCCCGCTGAGTCCCGAACTGGAAGCCAAAGTGCGGACCATCGGTTTGAAAACATTCTACAGCCAAAGCTCGGCGCAAACCAAAGCCGAACTGGCCCCGCTCCTCGAGGAGTTGCAACGCAACATGGAATCCGGCCGATTTCTGCACGGGCGATGAACCGCCGGTTCTTCATTGTGTCCGCTCGAACGCAACCGCGCTTTGCCTTCACGCTCATTGAGTTGTTGGTGGTCATTGCGATCATCGCGATTCTGGCGGCGTTGTTGCTGCCCGCGTTGGGCAAGGCCAAGGAGGCGGGAAAATCCACGGCGTGCATCGGCAATCTGCGGCAGATCGGCATCGCGTTGCAGATATACGT comes from the Verrucomicrobiia bacterium genome and includes:
- a CDS encoding PmoA family protein, which translates into the protein MKLVQCQFSRGAKAESTARGRWLGVALVWGLVGVGSISAAGFRLADVTDKSLGVWEGDQPVLVYNYGLISRTNVPDDRARSSYVHPLYGLDGEVLTDDFPKDHYHHRGLFWAWPYVKIDGQEYDLWLLQGIRHQFDHWLKRETSAAAAICAVENHWLVGDRNVLTEQVWLRVLPATAEGRAIDVELTLTPTTAPVTLRGAEEKSYGGLTLRFAPHEGDPVITVPSGRTKEDLTMARLPWADLSTQIAGAKNPSGATIFIAPTHPGFPPEWLTRHYGVLCVGWPGVKEQTLAPGKTVRCRYRVWIHRGVPTLSQLEMQYATFTQAISNAPPLSVSDGQNGRH